A region of Ferrimicrobium sp. DNA encodes the following proteins:
- a CDS encoding class I SAM-dependent methyltransferase, whose product MTEAQAWNERYSQSDRLWIPDADPSLKEAIIGIEPTNALDLGCGEGRNALYLARAGFHVTAVDFADVALERLRNVARSEELSIETVCEDMFTFLESPHQFDFVVLANIHPPRDRRLALYRSIQDVVAPGGRLYLIGHHVDSFGVAGPPNKDLLIDEDEIQRAFGQYRVVTLKKVSDVADHGHAAPSLVAILDRPH is encoded by the coding sequence GTGACTGAAGCGCAAGCCTGGAACGAACGTTATAGCCAAAGTGACCGGCTCTGGATCCCGGACGCCGACCCCAGTTTGAAAGAGGCAATCATCGGCATTGAGCCAACAAACGCGTTGGACCTTGGTTGTGGTGAGGGTCGCAACGCCCTCTACCTTGCCCGAGCTGGTTTTCACGTGACAGCTGTGGATTTTGCCGACGTAGCGCTTGAACGACTCCGAAACGTTGCTCGCAGCGAAGAGCTCTCGATCGAGACGGTCTGTGAGGATATGTTCACCTTCCTGGAGTCTCCACACCAGTTTGACTTCGTCGTGCTCGCCAACATTCATCCTCCCAGAGATCGTCGGCTGGCCCTCTACCGATCCATACAAGACGTCGTCGCTCCTGGTGGGAGGCTGTATTTGATCGGCCATCATGTCGATTCCTTTGGTGTTGCAGGACCTCCTAACAAGGACCTTCTCATCGACGAGGATGAGATCCAGCGAGCCTTTGGGCAATATCGTGTTGTGACACTCAAAAAGGTCTCCGACGTGGCCGACCATGGACATGCTGCCCCGTCACTGGTCGCCATCCTCGATCGTCCTCACTAG